The Nitrospinota bacterium genome has a segment encoding these proteins:
- the fliG gene encoding flagellar motor switch protein FliG — MTSKLTGPQKAAILLMTIGEEAAAQVLANMDEREIQNIGNYMAALGDVDVSDMDSINKEFYNIVESGTGGLGIAGMDFLRTALMQALDPAKATEILNNITAPGEEMGGGLETVRMLDPKVISSFIVNEHPQTAAIILAHLEPQVASQTIREIPEEKRMEILHRLAALERVAPNVIRELDEALQAEFRSSGAVSGNKLGGVEAAAEILGSLDRASETSILSAMDEVDKDMADEIRNLRFTFEDIKKIDDAGIQLVMKEINQEDLLIGLKTASDELKEKLFENMSERASMMLKEDLESLGPMKISEVEAAQQKVIAVVKKLEEDGKVIVSGGGDEMV; from the coding sequence ATGACATCAAAACTAACAGGCCCACAAAAAGCTGCCATCTTATTGATGACAATAGGGGAAGAAGCTGCTGCCCAAGTGCTAGCGAATATGGACGAGCGTGAAATTCAGAATATTGGTAATTACATGGCTGCTCTAGGTGATGTAGATGTTAGCGACATGGACAGTATCAATAAAGAATTTTATAATATCGTTGAGTCCGGAACTGGAGGTTTGGGCATTGCCGGAATGGACTTTCTGAGGACGGCTCTGATGCAGGCTCTCGACCCGGCCAAGGCAACCGAAATTTTGAATAACATAACGGCGCCGGGCGAGGAAATGGGCGGTGGGCTGGAAACGGTCCGCATGCTGGATCCGAAAGTTATCTCATCTTTCATTGTTAACGAGCACCCTCAAACTGCGGCGATTATTCTCGCTCACCTTGAGCCACAGGTTGCCAGTCAAACTATTCGCGAAATACCAGAAGAAAAGCGCATGGAGATTCTGCATCGTCTTGCAGCACTTGAACGCGTTGCTCCGAATGTTATCCGTGAATTGGATGAAGCATTACAGGCAGAGTTCCGTTCATCGGGTGCAGTTTCAGGTAACAAATTAGGTGGTGTTGAAGCTGCTGCCGAGATCCTTGGTTCTTTAGACAGGGCCTCAGAAACATCTATACTGTCTGCTATGGATGAGGTGGATAAGGATATGGCGGACGAGATCCGTAACCTGCGCTTCACCTTCGAAGATATTAAAAAAATTGATGACGCAGGCATCCAGCTCGTCATGAAAGAGATTAACCAGGAAGATCTACTGATTGGATTGAAAACGGCAAGTGATGAGTTGAAAGAAAAACTATTCGAAAATATGTCCGAACGTGCGTCGATGATGTTGAAGGAAGACCTCGAGTCACTCGGGCCTATGAAAATCAG
- the plsY gene encoding glycerol-3-phosphate 1-O-acyltransferase PlsY: MLIETISLCIVSYLVGSIPFGVVLARTQNLNIQEHGSGNIGATNVARVMGKKAGILTLLGDVSKGLIVVVSAEALYEKPELVALSGLMVFLGHLYSIFLKFKGGKGVATSLGLFSYIMPWSTLCSIGVFSICLWISGYVSIGSIMAAVSLPLFAILFKLQLPYIYLAVIIGLLTILRHYGNIVRLIEGTEAKFIKK; this comes from the coding sequence ATGTTGATTGAAACTATATCTCTATGTATAGTCTCATATTTAGTCGGCTCCATTCCCTTTGGAGTTGTTCTTGCGCGCACACAAAACCTGAATATCCAGGAACATGGCAGCGGAAATATTGGAGCCACTAACGTAGCCCGGGTAATGGGTAAAAAAGCCGGAATACTGACTCTTCTGGGAGATGTATCGAAAGGACTTATTGTGGTTGTCTCTGCAGAGGCACTGTATGAGAAGCCGGAGTTGGTCGCCCTTTCCGGGTTAATGGTTTTTCTTGGGCATCTTTACTCGATTTTTTTGAAGTTTAAGGGTGGCAAAGGAGTTGCAACCAGCCTTGGACTTTTTTCATATATCATGCCCTGGTCAACGCTTTGTTCGATTGGCGTATTTTCTATCTGTTTGTGGATTTCGGGCTATGTTTCTATCGGATCAATCATGGCAGCAGTTTCTCTTCCCTTGTTTGCTATATTATTTAAGTTGCAACTTCCCTATATTTATCTTGCAGTAATTATTGGTTTGCTGACCATACTAAGGCATTACGGCAATATTGTAAGACTGATCGAAGGAACTGAAGCAAAGTTCATTAAAAAATAG